AACCAGCAGAAGCTAATTCTTTTAAACCTAATTCAAATAATTCTTTAGCTTTATCAAGAGTAAACTCAGTACCGCCAAGACCATAAACTCTGCTAACGATAGAAGATTTGTTGTTAGGATCATTTTTAAGAGCAGCTCTAATCTCAGTAGACATGTTACCGCCCATACCAGAATAAGTATCTTGTCTGTCCCCTACAACAACTACTTTAACATTAGCAAGTAATTTTTGTAATTCTTTTTCAGGGAAAGGACGAATTTGAGTAATAGCAAAAGCACCTATTTTAAGACTAGGGTTAGCTTTTCTCATTTCATCAACAGCCAAAGTACCAGTTTCATAAGCAGAACCGCAAAGCATTAAAGCAACTTCAGCATCTTCCATATTATGAGTTTCTATAGGAGAGTATTTTCTTCCAGAAAGAGAAGCAAACTCTTCAAATACTTCAGCAATAATAGCTCTAGAATCTTCTAAAGCTTGAGAAAGTTGTAATTTACTACCTGTTAATTCATCTTCATTCATGTAAGGCCCAATAGTAACAGGGTTTTTAGTAGGCTCAACAGAAGTAACTTCAGGAGTATATTTACCTAAGAAATCTTGAACATCTTTATCATTTTTGAAAAGGTGGATTTTTTTCTTTTGGTGAGAAGTAAAGAATCCATCAGAAGAAACAATGATAGGAAGTTTAGCTTTCTCAGCAATTTTTAATGCAAATATATTGAAGTCATAAACCATCTGAGTAGTATGAGCCATAATGATAATCCAACCAGTGTTAAGAGCCATCATTATGTCAGATTGGTCACATTTAATATCTAATGGACCAGAAACAGTTCTGTTTACAACGTTTAATACCATAGGAAATCTTGTTCCCGCTTGAACAGGTAATTGTTCCATAGCAAAAAGTAAACCGTTAGCAGAAGTAGCATTGAATACTCTACCGCCAGCAGTAGCAGCACCGTAACAAATACCAGCTGCACCATGCTCACCGTCACCGGGGATCATGCAAACAGTATGTCTGCCATTAGCTTTCATTTCATCTAAGTACTCAGCAATTTGAGTAGATGGAGTGATTGGGTAATAACCCATAACGTGATAATTGATTTGAGCGGCTGCAATGGCTGCTAATTCATTACCACTTTCAAGTATGTTTTCTTGCTCAGCAAGATTATATTTTTGTGCCATTTATACGCTCCTTATTATTTTTTATAACGACTGTATGTAAGTTTATCAACATCACAATTAGCTTCTACTTCTATTCTTAAAGCCTGCTGATCTTTTTCAAATTTACCAGAATAAGGTCCTTTAGGGCAAGCTCTAACGCATTTTAAACAACCTTTACAATATTGATAATCGATACCCATCATGTTCATAGCTGTTTTATTAGGGTCTTTCCTGTCTGGTCCTTTTTCCCAAACGATACAAAGGTCAGGACAAACAACTTCACAGTTAGCACAATCAATACAATTAGCAGGATTAAATACAGGTATATTACCAGTACGAGTAACTTGTAAGTCTTTTAAAGTAGAGTTACCAGCAGCACTGATGTATCCGCCTGTTAATTGGTTGTTTTTACCATATACAGGTTCTGGTTTTTTATAAGGAATATATGGATATTTGCCATCTGCTTTGAATTCTTTAACAACAGATTCACTTCCGCCTTTTCTGAAAGCCTCAATATTTGGCTCAACTAATTCAGCTTTTCTTCCGCCAAATTGTTTTCTAATTTGTTCTTCAAATTTAGCAGAATCTATGAAATCAAGCTGATTAACCATAGCACCCATAATAATAGTGTTAGCGGCTTGTGAAGGAAGTTTCAAATCATTAGCAATTTTTATTGCATCAACACAAACTACTTTACCACCATGTAATTTAGCAAAATCTCTTGCCTCATCAGGTGTTTTATTAGTGTTAAAAATAACAATAGCATCTTCTTTAACGCCAGCTAAAGTAAGAGGGTTTTTAAGAAGATTCATGTGGAACACTGCCACTACGTGGGGTTCTTCTACAGTAGAGTTTACTCTAACTTCAGTTTCTGAAAACCTTACAAAAGATTTTACTGGAGAACCTTTCTTTTCTGAACCATAACTTGAGAATGCAGCACCATAGAAACCTTGAGTTAAAACGCCTACTTCTGCAAGCATTTTACCAGCACTATTAGCACCCATTCCACCGATACTTTCGAGACGAATCTCGAAAAATCCTAAATCATTGACTTTTGGGAGTTTCACAGTTTTATTCTCCTTTATTATTAAAATATGTGATTTTTGGGTTAATACTCTTATATATCAACCTATATATTCTACTACAAAATATATAAAAGTCAAATTAAATATTATGAATATTTTATTTTTATCTATTTATTAATAAAAGTGCTGTTTGTTCATTTAATTATGAAATTATGAAAATACAAAAAAACATATTGTTAAAAAAGTATATTTATATTGTAATAAATACAAAAAAGAATATTCTATTAAATAATTAGGAGTTTATATGAAATATATAATTGGTGTAGATGTAGGAAGCGGAAGCGTGAGGGTTGGTATATTCTCTACTACAGGAGAAAGTATAATATTTAAAAGTAAAAACATAAAAATAAGAAAAACTGGAAATAATTTTGTAGAACAATCAAGTATGGATATTTGGGAAAGTCTTTGTTTTGTTATAAAAGAATCAATAAAAGAGGCTAAAATAGAGCCTAAAGATATAGTTTCTATGGGGTTTGATGCTACTTGTTCTCTTGTTGTATTAGATAAAGAGGATAAGCCTGTTAGTGTTAATCCTGATAACGATGATTATTGGAATATTATAATGTGGATGGATCACAGGGCTTATGAAGAGGCAGAATTTATAAACTCTAAAGATTATAATGTATTAAAGTATGTGGGCGGTAAAATTAGCGTAGAAATGGAAATGCCTAAGATTTTATGGCTCAAAAAAAATCTAAACTCTTCATATAAAAGAATAGATAAATTTTTCGATTTAGCTGATTTTTTACAATACAAAGCATGCGGCTCTTCAATAAGAAGTTCTTGTACTTTAGGATGCAAATGGACTTATTTGGTGCATGAAAACAGGTGGGATAAAGATTTTTTAAAAGATATAGGGCTTGATGATTTATTAGAAGGAGACAAAATAGGCTCAATTGTTAAAGAACCGGGCTCTTTAGCTGGCAATTTAACAGCTGAAAGTGCTAGAGAATTGGGATTACATGAAGGGGTAAAGGTAGCTGTAGGTATGATAGATGCTCATGCTG
The genomic region above belongs to Brachyspira sp. SAP_772 and contains:
- a CDS encoding 2-oxoacid:acceptor oxidoreductase family protein, giving the protein MKLPKVNDLGFFEIRLESIGGMGANSAGKMLAEVGVLTQGFYGAAFSSYGSEKKGSPVKSFVRFSETEVRVNSTVEEPHVVAVFHMNLLKNPLTLAGVKEDAIVIFNTNKTPDEARDFAKLHGGKVVCVDAIKIANDLKLPSQAANTIIMGAMVNQLDFIDSAKFEEQIRKQFGGRKAELVEPNIEAFRKGGSESVVKEFKADGKYPYIPYKKPEPVYGKNNQLTGGYISAAGNSTLKDLQVTRTGNIPVFNPANCIDCANCEVVCPDLCIVWEKGPDRKDPNKTAMNMMGIDYQYCKGCLKCVRACPKGPYSGKFEKDQQALRIEVEANCDVDKLTYSRYKK
- a CDS encoding thiamine pyrophosphate-dependent enzyme — encoded protein: MAQKYNLAEQENILESGNELAAIAAAQINYHVMGYYPITPSTQIAEYLDEMKANGRHTVCMIPGDGEHGAAGICYGAATAGGRVFNATSANGLLFAMEQLPVQAGTRFPMVLNVVNRTVSGPLDIKCDQSDIMMALNTGWIIIMAHTTQMVYDFNIFALKIAEKAKLPIIVSSDGFFTSHQKKKIHLFKNDKDVQDFLGKYTPEVTSVEPTKNPVTIGPYMNEDELTGSKLQLSQALEDSRAIIAEVFEEFASLSGRKYSPIETHNMEDAEVALMLCGSAYETGTLAVDEMRKANPSLKIGAFAITQIRPFPEKELQKLLANVKVVVVGDRQDTYSGMGGNMSTEIRAALKNDPNNKSSIVSRVYGLGGTEFTLDKAKELFELGLKELASAGSVAKHDYLEQYMGDPNVKMKPIHEPLTLESQKSGITVTMNEQTHKLDVKVPPLRELTGKAYRYAQGHGACNGCGIFSGINTFMKGIEGAVVLLVHTGCSMVVTTGYPYSSYRTTYVHNLFQNGAATLSGIVEMYHERKRRGEIDGPEDPTFIMVTGDGGHDIGMGPSIGAAIRNHKMIILEYDNEGYMNTGNQLSFSTPLGHRTSTSNVGKAEVGKQFGHKDVAQIFNGCHIPYIATGCEAYPLDLVKKAAKAQWYANNVGTAFVKLLITCPLNWKTPDDMGKDIIKAAVDCCFFPLYEVEQGITTITNMVADDKKQPVTEWLKLMGKTKHLLKHQDILDKFQADVDNRWARLKAMHESPVL